From the genome of Treponema peruense:
TGCGCCTTTGTCAGCAGAAGATATAGCTGGAACCTACGATACTATTCTTACCGTACGCAGTGACAGACAGGGTGACTATACTTTCAACGGAGATACAAAGCCCGTAACCGGTATCTATCTGGATGATGCAATTCCGACTGAATCAAAGGAAGTTGTTCTTGAAGCAGACGGAACAGTAAAAGGCACTTATAAGGGAACGTGGACTCTTTCTGACAACGGATGTTCTGTCGTAATAAAGATAAACGGACTGGGTGACTTTAAGGGATATGTCCTTAAGGCTACTGACTGGGCAAAAAACCGAAGTACAACGCGCAAAACAGTTACCTTTACGACACTTGAGTGCAGCGGAAAAGGTTGCGGTGAGTATTTCTGGGGAAACAGACGCGACAAGTAATTTTTTGCTAAATAACGAAAATTATTGATACAATATATTTTTACGGCCGGATTTAAGCATATTTTTCTTGAGTCCGGCTGTTTTTTTCTTGAAAAAGGTGGTTTAATTCAATAAAAAAAGATTTATATCAAATTTTCTTGACTTATAGAAAATCTGGGTTTACAATAAAATCATTAAGAAGATTACTGCTTCCTTACAATTATTCTCAGGAGGATACTTATGAAGAAAGTTTTGCTTTCAATTCTTGCTGCCGCTTCTGTATGTGCAGGCGCATTTGCCGTAGATGAAATCACGCTCATGAACTATGCACAGCCACAGGAAAAGGCAATTCTGGACAGTGTTGTAGCCCGTTTTGAAGAGACACACCCGGGAACAAAAGTAAAGTTCATTTCTGTAACAGGTGATGAATATGCTGCAAAGATTCAGGCGGCTCTTGCTGCAAACCAGCTCCCTGATGTTTTCTATCTTGGACCTGAATCTGTACGCCAGTATGCTGACAACGGAAAAGTTCTGGATCTTGCACCTTATATCAAAAATGCAAAGGGTGTAGATTTTGACGATTTGTATTCTTCTGCTGTAAACGCATACCGCTATGACGGAAAATATCTCGGACAGGGTGATTCGATCTGGGCACTTCCAAAAGACTTCGGACCTTTTGCATTTGCTTACAACAAAACTCTTTTCCAGAAGTACGGAATTCCGCTTCCAAGCAAAGATACTCCCTATACATGGGATGAATTTATTTCAGTCTGCAAAAAGCTTACAAAAGATACAAACGGCGACGGAATGAATGACACTTTCGGAACAGGACTCAATGTTCACTGGGCATTTATTCAGTTTGTATGGGGAAACGGAACAGACTTTTTGGACGAGACAAAAACAAAGGTAAATATTACCGACCCAAAATTTATTGAAGCACTTCAGTTCTGGGCAGACATGACAAACAAGTATGAAGTTACACCGAGCGCAACACAGGCTCAGTCACTTGATACATACCAGAGATGGCTTAAGGGTGAACTAGGATTCTTCCCTGCAGGACCGTGGGATCTTTCTACATTCAACAAGGTTCTTCCTTTTGACTATGACCTTATTCCGTGGCCTGTTCATACAAGTGAAAATGAAACCGCAACATACAGGGGCGGTGTAGGCTGGGCAGTTTCTGCTACAACAAAGAATCCTTCAAAGGCTGCTGAACTTGCACTTTATCTTTCTGCAGACAAAGAAGCAAATGAAATGTTCTGCGACCAGGATCTTCAGATTCCAAACCTTAAGTCACTGGCATCACGCTATACTTCAAAGCCGGGTAATCCGCAGAACCGTCAGGAGTTTATCAATATTATTGAAAAAACCGGACGCAGCTGGCCGTTTGACTACACATACAACCGCGTATGGTATGATAATTTCTATGTTGGAATTCAAAAGGTTCTTGACGGAAAAATGACCGCCGAAGAATACTGCAAGAAAATTCAGCCTAAGCTTCAGCGTGACCTGGACAAAGCCCTTGCAAGAGCACGTCAGAGCGCCAGAAGATAACGGAGTCTGACTTACACGGACGTATCTTTGCAAAGAGATGCGTCTGTGTGACTTTAACCAAATGGAGCTTCTTTATGAAAAA
Proteins encoded in this window:
- a CDS encoding ABC transporter substrate-binding protein; protein product: MKKVLLSILAAASVCAGAFAVDEITLMNYAQPQEKAILDSVVARFEETHPGTKVKFISVTGDEYAAKIQAALAANQLPDVFYLGPESVRQYADNGKVLDLAPYIKNAKGVDFDDLYSSAVNAYRYDGKYLGQGDSIWALPKDFGPFAFAYNKTLFQKYGIPLPSKDTPYTWDEFISVCKKLTKDTNGDGMNDTFGTGLNVHWAFIQFVWGNGTDFLDETKTKVNITDPKFIEALQFWADMTNKYEVTPSATQAQSLDTYQRWLKGELGFFPAGPWDLSTFNKVLPFDYDLIPWPVHTSENETATYRGGVGWAVSATTKNPSKAAELALYLSADKEANEMFCDQDLQIPNLKSLASRYTSKPGNPQNRQEFINIIEKTGRSWPFDYTYNRVWYDNFYVGIQKVLDGKMTAEEYCKKIQPKLQRDLDKALARARQSARR